From Aristaeella lactis, the proteins below share one genomic window:
- a CDS encoding SGNH/GDSL hydrolase family protein gives MFRMLGHIVREGELLWMISSAAEIGFRVSGATKVIVKLTADDAVLDPTLEPHLPRFEILLDGKQAVDSRLTEKETTVTVFDGNEKRDAEIRLIKLSESTSSLMALRDIETDGTIEPLPERPLKMEFIGDSITCGYGVEGKSEAETYTTATENAEKGYAVLTAEALGADATLTCFSGHGIISGYTDDPQIRNEEDLVSIYYEKEGRNDLPLPSGRKIQDYERDFSQFRPEYIVLNLGTNDLSWCGTDAARGRLFAGNYIEFLKTVRKHNPCTRILCVLGVMGTALNDMMRQAAEDYCRETGDRQVRVLAVEEQNAARDGYGADYHPNETTQRLLAGKVTDAIRKWMEQ, from the coding sequence ATGTTTAGGATGCTGGGGCATATTGTGCGAGAGGGAGAGCTGCTGTGGATGATCTCTTCCGCGGCGGAGATCGGATTCCGGGTGAGCGGCGCGACAAAAGTCATAGTGAAGCTCACGGCGGATGATGCCGTACTCGATCCTACGCTGGAACCTCATCTTCCGCGGTTCGAAATCCTGCTGGACGGTAAACAGGCTGTCGACAGCCGCCTGACGGAAAAGGAAACCACGGTGACGGTGTTTGACGGAAACGAAAAGCGGGACGCCGAGATCCGGCTGATCAAGCTGAGCGAGAGCACTTCCAGCCTGATGGCCCTGCGGGACATCGAAACAGACGGAACCATTGAGCCGCTGCCGGAACGGCCGCTGAAAATGGAATTCATCGGGGATTCCATCACCTGCGGATACGGCGTAGAAGGGAAAAGCGAAGCGGAAACCTACACAACGGCGACGGAAAATGCGGAAAAGGGATACGCTGTACTGACGGCGGAAGCCCTGGGCGCGGACGCAACACTGACCTGCTTTTCCGGACACGGGATCATTTCCGGGTATACCGATGATCCGCAGATCCGGAATGAGGAGGACCTGGTTTCGATCTATTATGAAAAAGAAGGACGGAATGACCTCCCGCTGCCGTCCGGAAGGAAGATACAGGACTATGAGCGGGATTTCAGCCAGTTCCGGCCGGAGTATATAGTCCTGAACCTGGGCACAAATGATCTGTCCTGGTGCGGGACAGACGCTGCGCGGGGAAGGCTTTTCGCAGGTAATTACATCGAATTCCTGAAGACGGTCCGGAAGCATAATCCCTGTACCCGGATCCTGTGCGTGCTCGGCGTGATGGGTACAGCCCTGAATGACATGATGCGGCAGGCTGCGGAAGATTACTGCCGTGAGACAGGCGACCGGCAGGTCCGCGTGCTGGCTGTGGAGGAACAGAATGCCGCAAGGGACGGCTACGGCGCGGATTACCATCCCAATGAAACAACACAGCGGCTGCTGGCCGGGAAAGTGACGGACGCGATCAGAAAATGGATGGAGCAATGA
- a CDS encoding CotH kinase family protein — protein MRRIKGVAGVICLFAIWFVCFGGAARADVVINEVMSSNGYYENGHAWDWVELYNNGKETVNLSGWGFTDSKKDLYKFTFPDGAKLKAGDYLTIWCTGEENKTPGKGDTFYADFKISSSGETLRLTDRDEEEIQKLKMPEQYGCVSYGMPSGGGAYGFFENPTRGKKNETEAYTRRTAEPEIVTAAGFYEGSVTVEVRGENGADLRYTTDGETPTKKSKQFPAEGLKIKKTTPLRVKAFAEDAVSSSTAGATFFIDDAPQTAIVSLISDDKYLFSKKTGLLTKGTGSIPNYSKGYEYPVHIEYFNSKGEKQISQMGTMTCSGHSARINSQKSIALYARKAWGSDRFEFNPFPTRDYDSYKSLLLRSANSDYSATRLRDIVASSLAEGQGILYQDHEVIQVYINGRYWGHYNLREKINKYFVAAYEGVTEEQDIDNIDILARTGTDEFLQNGDNKDWLELCDFCKKKDLNDPENMAWVEERLDIDNMFTHAAYEIILGNVDFTNVRVYRVPGGKWKYLLFDVEACWRNLDPTPIEYYIKALNAKIQGFRHEPLNAMFKVPEMKARFLRRVSELLSTVFRWDNVEKHFDDVISVLKPILPRHIERWKNMKMENWKKNIHATKYYARVRPKKIPEMLKKAMKLTNAEVEEYFGETLKLLEETNKKPEE, from the coding sequence ATGAGAAGAATCAAAGGGGTGGCAGGAGTTATCTGTCTGTTTGCTATCTGGTTTGTGTGCTTTGGCGGAGCGGCTCGGGCGGATGTGGTCATCAATGAGGTGATGTCTTCCAACGGGTATTATGAAAACGGCCATGCCTGGGACTGGGTGGAACTGTATAACAACGGGAAGGAAACGGTCAACCTTTCAGGCTGGGGATTTACAGACAGCAAGAAGGACCTTTATAAATTCACATTCCCGGACGGGGCAAAACTGAAGGCCGGGGATTACCTGACGATCTGGTGCACGGGAGAGGAAAACAAAACGCCCGGAAAAGGAGATACCTTCTACGCGGATTTCAAGATCTCCTCAAGCGGGGAAACCCTGCGGCTGACAGACCGGGATGAGGAAGAGATCCAGAAGCTGAAGATGCCCGAGCAGTACGGATGCGTCAGCTATGGTATGCCTTCCGGCGGCGGAGCCTACGGGTTCTTCGAAAATCCCACGAGGGGGAAGAAGAACGAGACGGAGGCATATACACGGCGCACCGCGGAACCGGAGATCGTGACAGCGGCCGGCTTCTATGAGGGCAGCGTTACGGTGGAGGTACGGGGTGAAAACGGCGCGGACCTGCGCTATACCACGGACGGTGAGACCCCGACAAAGAAAAGCAAGCAGTTTCCGGCAGAGGGACTGAAGATCAAAAAGACCACACCGCTGCGGGTGAAGGCATTCGCGGAGGATGCAGTTTCCTCTTCAACGGCCGGCGCAACCTTCTTTATTGATGACGCGCCGCAGACTGCTATCGTATCCCTGATCTCAGATGACAAATACCTGTTCAGCAAGAAAACCGGACTGCTGACCAAGGGTACAGGCAGTATTCCGAATTACTCCAAGGGATACGAGTATCCGGTGCATATTGAATACTTCAACAGCAAGGGCGAGAAGCAGATCAGCCAGATGGGCACCATGACCTGCTCCGGACACAGCGCCCGGATCAACAGCCAGAAGAGCATCGCGCTGTATGCCCGGAAAGCCTGGGGATCAGACAGGTTCGAATTCAATCCGTTCCCGACCCGGGATTATGACAGCTATAAGAGTCTGCTGCTGCGTTCCGCCAACAGCGACTATTCCGCCACACGCCTGCGGGATATTGTGGCCAGCTCGCTGGCGGAGGGGCAGGGGATCCTGTACCAGGATCATGAGGTGATCCAGGTCTATATCAACGGCCGGTACTGGGGCCACTATAACCTGCGGGAAAAGATCAACAAGTATTTCGTGGCCGCCTATGAAGGCGTGACGGAGGAACAGGACATCGACAACATCGATATCCTGGCCCGCACGGGAACGGACGAATTCCTGCAGAACGGGGACAACAAGGACTGGCTGGAGCTGTGCGACTTCTGCAAAAAGAAGGACCTGAACGATCCGGAAAACATGGCCTGGGTGGAGGAACGCCTGGACATTGACAATATGTTCACCCACGCTGCCTATGAGATCATCCTGGGTAATGTGGACTTTACCAATGTGCGGGTTTACCGGGTGCCGGGCGGCAAATGGAAGTACCTGCTGTTTGACGTGGAGGCCTGCTGGCGCAACCTTGATCCCACGCCGATCGAATATTACATCAAGGCGCTGAACGCGAAGATCCAGGGCTTCCGGCATGAACCGCTGAATGCCATGTTCAAGGTGCCGGAGATGAAGGCACGGTTCCTGCGGCGGGTGAGCGAGCTGCTGTCCACCGTGTTCCGCTGGGATAACGTGGAGAAGCATTTCGATGATGTGATCAGCGTGCTGAAACCGATCCTTCCGCGGCACATTGAGCGCTGGAAAAACATGAAAATGGAGAACTGGAAAAAGAATATCCACGCCACGAAGTATTACGCGAGGGTCAGACCGAAGAAGATCCCGGAGATGCTGAAGAAGGCCATGAAGCTGACGAACGCCGAGGTGGAAGAGTATTTCGGTGAGACGCTGAAGCTGCTGGAAGAGACGAATAAGAAGCCGGAAGAGTGA
- a CDS encoding FRG domain-containing protein, giving the protein MIQEVRITTLEDLMPLLSEQDYRPELKRNRSGYLYRGMPDSEYKMATSLSRCCKDKQKTLEPAILNNFAKYAVREDPTVTQSVWYQMITGQHNGLPTRLLDWTHSALVALHFAMTEECLEEMDAHDCVVWRIDMNEQIEHLPEKYRLAVGREQTTLFSVEMLTKITDSLYQYDEDMGDRSMVIIEPPSTNDRIIMQYSFFSVIPMGMTDIEGFLNEHTQNTVKYVIDKQLRWRVRDMLDSLNISERLLYPGLEGLSKWIARHYYVK; this is encoded by the coding sequence ATGATTCAGGAAGTCCGGATCACAACACTGGAAGACCTGATGCCCCTGCTTTCGGAACAGGATTACAGGCCCGAACTGAAACGGAACCGATCAGGATACCTGTACCGGGGGATGCCGGATTCCGAGTATAAGATGGCAACCAGCCTGAGCCGCTGCTGCAAGGACAAGCAGAAGACGCTGGAGCCTGCCATACTGAACAACTTTGCCAAATACGCCGTACGGGAGGATCCGACGGTGACGCAGAGCGTATGGTACCAGATGATCACAGGACAGCATAACGGACTGCCAACACGCCTGCTGGACTGGACGCATTCCGCACTGGTGGCGCTGCATTTTGCCATGACAGAAGAATGCCTGGAGGAAATGGACGCCCATGACTGTGTGGTGTGGCGGATCGACATGAACGAGCAGATCGAGCATCTGCCGGAGAAATACCGCCTGGCTGTCGGCAGGGAACAGACCACACTGTTTTCCGTGGAGATGCTGACAAAGATCACGGACAGCCTGTACCAGTATGACGAGGATATGGGTGACCGGTCCATGGTCATTATTGAGCCTCCCAGCACGAATGACCGGATCATCATGCAGTATTCGTTCTTCTCGGTGATCCCGATGGGCATGACGGACATCGAAGGCTTCCTGAATGAGCATACCCAGAACACGGTGAAATACGTGATCGATAAGCAGCTGAGATGGCGGGTACGGGATATGCTGGACAGCCTGAACATCAGTGAACGGCTGCTGTATCCGGGCCTGGAAGGACTCAGTAAATGGATTGCAAGGCATTATTATGTGAAATAA
- a CDS encoding glycosyltransferase family 2 protein yields the protein MNDQEHNHNMMNHPDISVIIPVYNTAQYLPECIESVRGQTMRNLEIILIDDGSTDASGIICDQYAAKDDRIRVFHTENQGHYLARGLAVEKAREAGSKYIGFVDSDDWIEPGMYEEMLKSARSADADVVECGYSMDFPDQSWQWLPEEGTFGRAEALYRLFRTDSGHDYFWNKLWKAQCFENFDFPDARAYMDACITYRIYAGQKTFVNLAKPLYHYQQITGSIVHSHDIRLLNQWRVNKDKYDFIENRMKEMLPAEQWTEIREKQLYKCVYAIGRNWTWWDGHSSKEKQENKHVLKEMSAFLKTHTALFGNPSWPVSLRSTAFLGRYPNRLSTKMAGAMNKRAQKRNRLVFFKPAATK from the coding sequence ATGAACGATCAGGAGCATAACCATAACATGATGAATCATCCGGACATAAGCGTTATCATTCCGGTTTACAATACCGCACAGTATCTGCCGGAATGTATAGAATCTGTCCGCGGGCAGACGATGCGGAACCTGGAGATTATCCTGATTGATGATGGATCAACAGATGCAAGCGGGATAATCTGCGATCAGTACGCGGCGAAGGATGACAGGATCCGGGTATTCCATACGGAAAACCAGGGACATTACCTTGCCCGGGGGCTGGCCGTGGAGAAAGCCCGGGAGGCGGGAAGCAAATACATCGGTTTCGTGGACAGCGATGACTGGATTGAGCCGGGTATGTATGAGGAAATGCTGAAGAGCGCGAGGTCTGCCGACGCAGATGTTGTTGAATGCGGATACTCCATGGATTTTCCGGATCAATCCTGGCAATGGCTTCCTGAGGAGGGAACATTCGGTCGGGCAGAAGCGCTCTACCGGCTGTTCAGAACGGACAGCGGACATGATTATTTCTGGAACAAGCTCTGGAAAGCCCAATGCTTTGAAAACTTTGACTTTCCTGACGCCAGGGCTTATATGGATGCCTGTATCACTTACCGGATTTACGCAGGACAGAAAACCTTTGTGAACCTGGCTAAGCCCTTGTATCACTATCAGCAGATCACAGGCAGTATCGTACACAGCCATGATATCAGGCTGCTGAACCAATGGCGGGTAAACAAGGATAAATATGATTTTATCGAAAACCGGATGAAGGAAATGCTGCCGGCGGAACAGTGGACAGAGATCCGTGAAAAACAGCTGTACAAATGTGTCTATGCGATCGGCAGAAACTGGACATGGTGGGATGGACACTCCTCAAAGGAGAAACAGGAGAACAAACATGTCCTGAAGGAAATGTCGGCATTTCTGAAGACCCATACGGCTTTATTCGGAAATCCGTCATGGCCTGTATCCCTACGCAGTACAGCTTTTCTCGGACGGTACCCAAACCGTCTGTCCACTAAGATGGCAGGGGCTATGAACAAGAGAGCACAGAAACGGAACAGACTTGTTTTCTTCAAACCGGCGGCAACAAAATAA
- a CDS encoding glycosyltransferase, translated as MRKTSVAIILHGLSRNGIDMLMASLAEHWDYSRFDVTYLLAVDPGAPQLTEEKVRASGARVIHLHDLDRGRWMLWPFTLRKALKQYGPFDAAHYHMYFLNGINAWAAKKAGIPVRICHAHTISHPNEGKISRRIYKKIMRRLIIRNSTELVSCSGQAGRYFYKDHAHQVIFNGIDLEKFAPEGETARKRGTRFITVGRLHEQKNPFFLLEVISELNRLIPETTLDWAGEGPEKDAIIKKIQELQLEDTVHLLGDRQNVDKLLKQHDFFLFPSRYEGLGSVLIEAQATGLDCFISDTIPEEADCGKCRRIPLAKSAREWANEITEYIRSGKTMQVDPNKLGRYNVVHTARVLMNLYAGRDAE; from the coding sequence TTGCGGAAGACATCTGTAGCGATCATTTTACACGGGCTGTCCCGAAACGGGATCGATATGCTGATGGCATCCCTGGCAGAGCACTGGGACTATTCCCGGTTTGATGTGACCTACCTGCTGGCAGTGGATCCAGGCGCTCCCCAGCTGACGGAGGAGAAAGTGCGGGCATCCGGCGCCAGGGTTATTCATCTGCATGACCTGGACCGCGGCCGGTGGATGCTGTGGCCATTTACGCTTCGGAAAGCACTGAAACAGTATGGTCCGTTTGACGCTGCCCATTACCATATGTATTTCCTGAACGGCATAAACGCCTGGGCAGCGAAAAAAGCAGGGATCCCGGTGCGGATCTGTCATGCGCATACGATCTCCCATCCGAACGAAGGAAAAATCAGCCGAAGGATTTATAAAAAGATCATGCGGCGGCTGATTATCCGCAATTCCACGGAACTGGTCAGCTGTTCCGGACAGGCGGGCAGATATTTTTATAAGGATCATGCCCATCAGGTAATCTTCAACGGGATCGACCTGGAAAAGTTTGCTCCGGAGGGTGAAACGGCTCGGAAACGCGGAACAAGATTCATTACAGTGGGCCGGCTTCATGAACAGAAGAACCCTTTTTTCCTGCTGGAAGTAATCAGCGAGCTGAATCGCCTGATACCGGAAACAACGCTGGACTGGGCGGGGGAAGGCCCGGAAAAGGACGCGATTATAAAGAAAATCCAGGAGCTTCAGCTTGAAGATACAGTTCACCTGCTGGGCGACCGGCAGAATGTGGACAAGCTGTTGAAACAGCATGATTTTTTCCTTTTTCCCTCACGATATGAAGGACTTGGCAGCGTTTTGATCGAAGCGCAGGCTACAGGACTTGATTGTTTTATATCAGATACGATTCCGGAGGAAGCGGACTGCGGAAAGTGCAGACGGATTCCGCTTGCGAAAAGTGCCCGGGAGTGGGCTAATGAGATAACGGAATATATCCGTTCCGGTAAAACAATGCAGGTTGATCCGAATAAGCTTGGCCGGTATAATGTGGTCCATACGGCCCGGGTGCTGATGAATCTGTATGCCGGCAGGGACGCAGAATGA
- a CDS encoding LicD family protein, with protein MNRYKERVNRRLRDNPEVRRLTGEELEAIHSRCLQMMKEICECCRENGITAGLAYGSALGAVRHQGFIPWDDDMDLYITRQGFEKLKKIFRDRFGDRYMLHAPNYLSGNKARVGRIEDPGARIEDYTGCVHGVQIDVFVLENIPDNPLLYYLHGFRSLLYTAAAGLVIDYEYAREDRKAHGGRGRKPVSAEQRLRRFIGWCLSFHSAKKWLNRLDKVNRYASEKTRRVGIPTGRDHYFGEIWQREDMTRTEPMLFEGHEFPVPAGYDRYLRGLYGDYTVIPPEEEREYHYIRSINFEERQP; from the coding sequence ATGAATCGTTATAAAGAAAGGGTGAACCGGAGACTGCGGGACAACCCGGAGGTCAGGCGGCTGACGGGGGAGGAACTGGAAGCCATTCACAGCCGCTGCCTGCAGATGATGAAGGAAATCTGCGAATGCTGCCGGGAAAACGGGATCACCGCCGGCCTGGCCTACGGATCCGCATTGGGAGCAGTCCGCCATCAGGGCTTCATTCCCTGGGACGACGATATGGACCTGTATATCACCCGGCAGGGATTTGAGAAACTGAAGAAGATTTTTCGGGACCGCTTCGGTGACAGGTACATGCTTCACGCACCGAACTATCTTTCCGGCAACAAGGCCAGGGTGGGGCGCATTGAGGATCCCGGTGCCCGGATAGAAGACTATACGGGATGCGTTCACGGGGTACAGATCGATGTGTTCGTCCTGGAAAACATTCCGGACAACCCTCTGCTGTATTATCTTCACGGATTCCGATCCCTGCTTTACACCGCGGCCGCGGGTTTGGTGATCGATTATGAATATGCCCGGGAGGACCGGAAAGCACACGGGGGCAGGGGAAGAAAACCTGTTTCCGCGGAACAGCGTCTCCGGAGGTTTATAGGCTGGTGCCTGTCCTTCCATTCAGCGAAAAAATGGCTGAACCGGCTGGACAAGGTGAACCGGTATGCTTCGGAGAAAACAAGACGGGTGGGCATTCCGACAGGAAGGGATCATTACTTCGGTGAGATCTGGCAGCGGGAAGACATGACCCGGACGGAACCGATGCTTTTTGAAGGACACGAGTTTCCTGTTCCTGCAGGATACGACCGGTACCTGCGCGGACTGTACGGGGACTATACTGTGATCCCGCCGGAAGAAGAGCGGGAATATCATTATATCCGGTCAATCAACTTTGAAGAGAGACAACCATGA
- a CDS encoding glycosyltransferase codes for MKPIHAGEIPRISVIMGIHNCEKTLREAVDSICRQTYTNWELILWDDGSTDGTYKIAQEYAAEYPDRIRAFHDRENRKLSHALNECLCRAEGELIARMDGDDVSRPERLEKQVRYLQEHPETDLVGTQMMRFDEKGTAGILRAPLQPEPEMLRGGTPIHHATILTYKTVYEALGGYAESKTVEGVEDVDLWFRFFEKGFRAATLDEVLYDVRMNRDALERRTLGRRIRSIRTRAAGYKRLGFPKRWLIRPACVLLLKGLAPMWVKRINTNHRRRETA; via the coding sequence ATGAAACCGATCCATGCAGGCGAGATCCCCAGGATATCCGTTATTATGGGGATTCATAACTGCGAGAAAACCCTGCGGGAAGCTGTGGATTCCATTTGCCGGCAGACCTATACCAACTGGGAACTGATTCTGTGGGATGACGGTTCCACAGACGGGACATACAAGATTGCGCAGGAGTACGCGGCGGAATATCCGGACCGGATCCGGGCCTTCCATGACAGGGAGAACCGAAAGCTGTCCCACGCGCTGAATGAATGTCTCTGCCGCGCGGAGGGTGAACTGATCGCCCGGATGGACGGGGATGATGTTTCCCGGCCGGAACGGCTGGAAAAGCAGGTGCGTTACCTGCAGGAACATCCGGAGACGGACCTGGTGGGAACGCAGATGATGCGCTTTGATGAAAAAGGAACAGCGGGCATCCTGCGGGCACCGCTGCAGCCGGAACCGGAGATGCTCCGCGGCGGAACACCGATCCACCACGCCACCATCCTGACCTATAAGACCGTTTATGAAGCACTGGGCGGATACGCGGAAAGCAAAACCGTGGAAGGCGTGGAGGATGTGGACCTGTGGTTTCGCTTTTTTGAGAAGGGATTCAGGGCGGCAACACTGGATGAGGTTCTGTATGACGTCCGGATGAACCGGGATGCGCTGGAACGCCGGACACTGGGCAGGAGAATCCGGTCTATCCGGACCCGGGCAGCCGGGTATAAGCGCCTGGGATTTCCGAAAAGATGGCTGATCAGACCTGCCTGTGTGCTGCTGCTGAAAGGCCTGGCCCCCATGTGGGTCAAACGGATCAACACCAATCACCGGAGGCGGGAAACAGCGTAA
- a CDS encoding glycosyltransferase family 2 protein codes for MISIILAVYNGERFLRECLDSLRNQTGCDLQFILVDDGSTDGSGQICEEYAGSDSRFLVFHTENRGLCKAREYGIGIAAEQGAKYIGFIDSDDWAEPDMYRILLEAAETAEADVTECGYYREYPGLTETWLPGDCCANAGDALYDLLKGASHDYVWNKLWRAELLEGFRFQRDGAYADDMTFTWKIYTRIKSVCTVREPLYHYRQVQGSIVHAHNTNLVNRWRVALERYKGLQEEPKKLMTEEQWKTVRENQIRNCVFIAGKNWLYWLEYPKEEREKYREDLREMSCFVRANVPTFGEPDWETPLKICAFLVRYPNKVSLLLARGISVLTAGRKKRLY; via the coding sequence ATGATCAGCATTATTCTTGCGGTATATAACGGAGAACGGTTCCTGCGGGAATGCCTGGACAGCCTTCGGAACCAGACGGGCTGTGACCTGCAGTTTATCCTGGTGGACGACGGATCCACAGACGGGAGCGGACAGATCTGCGAGGAGTATGCCGGCAGCGATTCCCGATTTCTGGTTTTTCATACGGAAAACAGGGGACTGTGCAAGGCAAGGGAATACGGCATCGGGATCGCGGCGGAGCAAGGCGCAAAGTATATCGGATTCATTGACAGCGATGACTGGGCGGAGCCGGATATGTACAGGATTCTCCTGGAGGCGGCGGAAACGGCGGAAGCGGACGTGACGGAATGCGGATACTACCGCGAATATCCGGGCTTGACGGAAACATGGCTTCCGGGAGATTGCTGCGCAAATGCCGGTGACGCTCTGTATGACTTGTTGAAGGGCGCCTCTCACGACTATGTATGGAACAAACTGTGGCGGGCTGAACTGCTGGAAGGATTCCGGTTCCAGAGGGATGGGGCTTACGCGGATGACATGACTTTTACCTGGAAGATCTACACCCGGATCAAGTCCGTGTGTACGGTTCGTGAACCTCTGTATCATTACAGGCAGGTGCAGGGAAGCATTGTACACGCGCATAACACTAACCTGGTGAACCGATGGCGGGTCGCTCTGGAACGGTATAAAGGTCTGCAGGAAGAACCGAAGAAACTGATGACAGAGGAACAGTGGAAAACGGTGCGGGAGAACCAGATAAGAAACTGCGTGTTTATTGCGGGAAAAAACTGGCTGTACTGGCTGGAATACCCGAAAGAGGAGCGGGAAAAGTATCGTGAAGATCTGCGGGAGATGTCGTGTTTTGTCCGGGCAAATGTACCGACGTTCGGAGAGCCGGACTGGGAGACACCGCTGAAAATCTGCGCCTTCCTGGTCCGGTATCCCAACAAAGTTTCGCTTTTGCTGGCCCGCGGGATAAGTGTCCTGACGGCAGGCCGGAAGAAAAGATTGTATTGA
- a CDS encoding glycosyltransferase family 32 protein: MIPKKIHYCWFGGKPKSGLYRRCIESWKRLCPDYEIIEWNEVNFDLGRYPYLQWCYDRGKWAFISDFARLIILKEQGGIYLDTDVELLRTLDGLLKYGAFMSFENNTYINTGIGLGSEPAHPVLDVLLQPYLEMEPDGDGNFSLVPCPRLNTRELLPLGLRQDGTKQQVCGAEILPADYMNPYDDPTGRLHKTENTVSIHWYGKSWMNKRTILRSKLTKPIHRLFGVDVLAKYRKKR; encoded by the coding sequence ATGATTCCGAAAAAAATCCATTACTGCTGGTTCGGGGGAAAACCGAAATCCGGCCTGTACCGCAGGTGTATCGAAAGCTGGAAACGGTTGTGTCCGGATTATGAGATTATCGAATGGAACGAGGTCAACTTCGACCTCGGACGGTATCCGTACCTGCAGTGGTGCTATGACCGGGGAAAATGGGCATTCATTTCTGATTTTGCGCGGCTGATCATCCTGAAGGAGCAGGGCGGAATCTACCTGGATACGGACGTGGAACTGCTCAGGACCCTTGATGGACTGCTGAAGTACGGCGCGTTCATGAGCTTTGAAAACAATACATACATCAATACCGGAATCGGACTTGGCAGTGAACCCGCACATCCGGTACTGGATGTGCTTCTGCAGCCCTACCTTGAGATGGAACCCGATGGAGACGGTAATTTCAGCCTGGTTCCCTGCCCGAGGCTGAACACCCGGGAGCTGCTGCCCCTGGGCCTCAGACAGGATGGAACAAAGCAGCAGGTTTGCGGAGCGGAAATCCTGCCGGCGGATTACATGAATCCCTACGATGACCCCACAGGCAGACTGCATAAAACAGAAAACACGGTCAGCATTCACTGGTACGGAAAAAGCTGGATGAACAAAAGGACTATCCTGCGCAGCAAACTGACCAAACCGATTCACCGGCTTTTCGGCGTTGATGTGCTGGCAAAATACAGGAAGAAACGGTAA
- a CDS encoding ABC transporter ATP-binding protein has protein sequence MSTMIRIDHVSKQYRLGQFGETSLRDVLQRANARLHRREDPTKRIGADRISNEPFMALDDISFDVKQGERVGIIGRNGAGKSTLLKLISRITAPTSGTIGLNGRVASMLEVGTGFHTELTGRENIYMNGAILGMKKREIDRKLDSIIDFSECEQFIDTPVKRYSSGMYVKLAFSVAAHLDAEIMIMDEVLAVGDMAFQKKCLDKMQTVSQTEGRTILYVSHQMDTIRRLCDRCVVLDHGKLTYQGEVQDAISRYMNINTAQFEKEVDLAGLPSQKGCTQRIRLIHASVLNAEGVYSSTDRLHLKVTVESDDTYEDVRFMFILFYADGSRLGKTESQNFTVYKGLNETEIRIPCAGMADGMYFYEMSVYRKNDDGLCEKCDSVPNVFPVTIYNTEAFGLNTEKWKSAAWGHFMLRPVEISGTEPVTERHSL, from the coding sequence ATGTCAACAATGATCAGGATTGACCATGTGTCAAAACAGTACCGGCTTGGACAGTTTGGAGAGACCTCGCTTCGGGATGTCCTGCAGCGGGCAAATGCACGCCTGCACAGACGGGAGGATCCCACAAAGAGAATTGGCGCCGACCGGATCTCCAATGAGCCGTTCATGGCTCTGGATGATATATCCTTTGACGTGAAGCAGGGAGAACGGGTTGGCATCATTGGCCGGAATGGCGCAGGAAAATCAACACTGCTGAAACTGATCTCCCGGATTACGGCACCGACCTCCGGTACCATCGGGCTGAACGGCCGTGTGGCCAGCATGCTGGAGGTGGGCACCGGATTCCACACGGAACTGACAGGACGGGAAAACATCTATATGAACGGTGCCATCCTGGGCATGAAGAAGCGGGAAATTGACCGGAAGCTGGACAGCATTATCGACTTTTCTGAATGCGAACAGTTTATTGACACGCCTGTGAAACGGTATTCCAGCGGTATGTATGTGAAGCTGGCGTTCTCGGTGGCGGCTCACCTGGACGCGGAAATCATGATTATGGATGAAGTGCTGGCTGTGGGGGATATGGCGTTCCAGAAAAAGTGCCTGGACAAGATGCAGACGGTGTCCCAGACGGAAGGCCGGACCATCCTGTATGTGAGCCATCAGATGGATACGATCCGAAGGCTTTGCGACCGGTGCGTGGTGCTGGATCATGGAAAGCTGACGTATCAGGGAGAAGTTCAGGATGCTATCAGCCGGTATATGAACATCAATACGGCTCAGTTTGAAAAGGAAGTGGACTTGGCCGGGCTGCCCAGCCAGAAGGGATGCACACAGCGGATCCGGTTGATTCACGCGAGCGTACTGAATGCGGAAGGCGTTTATTCCAGCACAGACCGGCTTCACCTGAAGGTGACAGTTGAGTCGGATGATACGTATGAAGACGTGAGGTTTATGTTTATCCTCTTCTACGCGGACGGAAGCCGGCTTGGGAAAACCGAATCACAGAACTTTACCGTATACAAGGGCCTGAATGAAACGGAAATCCGGATTCCCTGTGCGGGAATGGCGGATGGGATGTATTTCTACGAGATGAGTGTTTACCGGAAAAACGATGACGGACTGTGTGAAAAGTGCGACAGTGTTCCCAATGTGTTTCCTGTTACGATCTACAACACAGAAGCGTTCGGACTGAATACGGAAAAATGGAAAAGCGCCGCCTGGGGCCATTTTATGCTCAGGCCGGTTGAGATCAGCGGGACGGAACCTGTAACGGAGAGGCACAGCTTATGA